A window of Longimicrobium sp. contains these coding sequences:
- a CDS encoding GDP-L-fucose synthase, which produces MTSSEAASAPTLPELEASPGFWRGRRVLVTGGSGFLGSHVVERLRACGAEPFVPRRAQFDLTRQADVERVYEAARPQLVMHLAAEVGGIGANRAAPGRFFYANAMMGVAMIEQARVAGVEKFVQIGTVCAYPKITRVPFREEDLWAGYPEETNAPYGIAKKALLVQLAAYREQYGLNGIYLLPTNLYGPRDNFDPATSHVIPALIRRMAEARRDGAGELPVWGTGEASREFLYVDDAARAILLAAEHYDGVEPVNVGIGNEIRIRELAGLIAGLVGFEGRLAFDPTQPDGQPRRSLDTSRALRLFGFRARVPMHEGLRRTVEWYLSQGSA; this is translated from the coding sequence ATGACCTCCAGCGAAGCAGCCTCGGCGCCGACCCTGCCCGAACTCGAAGCCTCGCCCGGCTTCTGGCGCGGACGGCGCGTCCTGGTCACCGGCGGGTCGGGGTTCCTGGGCTCGCACGTCGTGGAGCGCCTGCGCGCCTGCGGGGCCGAGCCCTTCGTTCCCCGCCGGGCTCAGTTCGACCTGACGCGCCAGGCCGACGTGGAGCGCGTGTACGAGGCCGCCCGTCCGCAGCTCGTGATGCACCTGGCCGCCGAGGTGGGGGGCATCGGCGCCAACCGCGCCGCGCCCGGCCGCTTCTTCTACGCCAACGCCATGATGGGCGTGGCGATGATCGAGCAGGCGCGGGTTGCCGGGGTCGAGAAGTTCGTGCAGATCGGCACCGTCTGCGCCTATCCGAAGATCACCCGGGTTCCGTTCCGCGAAGAAGACCTCTGGGCGGGGTACCCGGAAGAAACCAACGCGCCCTACGGCATCGCCAAGAAGGCGCTGCTGGTGCAGCTGGCGGCGTACCGCGAGCAGTACGGGCTCAACGGCATCTACCTCCTGCCCACCAACCTGTACGGGCCGCGCGACAACTTCGACCCGGCCACCTCGCACGTGATCCCCGCGCTCATCCGCCGCATGGCCGAGGCCCGGCGCGATGGGGCCGGGGAGCTCCCGGTGTGGGGCACGGGCGAGGCGTCGCGCGAGTTCCTGTACGTGGACGACGCGGCGCGCGCCATCCTGCTGGCGGCAGAGCACTACGACGGTGTGGAACCCGTCAACGTGGGAATTGGTAATGAGATACGCATTCGCGAGCTGGCCGGGCTGATCGCGGGGCTGGTGGGCTTCGAGGGGCGCCTGGCGTTCGATCCCACGCAGCCCGACGGGCAGCCCCGGCGCTCCCTGGACACCAGCCGGGCCCTGCGCCTGTTCGGCTTCCGCGCGCGCGTTCCCATGCACGAGGGGCTGCGCCGCACCGTAGAGTGGTACCTGAGCCAGGGTTCCGCGTAA
- a CDS encoding YebC/PmpR family DNA-binding transcriptional regulator, which produces MAGHSKWKQIKHKKALTDNRRAATWTKKIREITVAAKEGGGDPAGNPRLRLAIDTAKSVNMPNENIERAIKKGTGELEGVNYEEITYEAYGPAGVAIMVDTLTDNANRTVADLRKWLSRNGGNLGTTGSVAWMFD; this is translated from the coding sequence ATGGCCGGGCATAGCAAGTGGAAGCAGATCAAGCACAAGAAGGCGCTCACCGACAACCGGCGCGCCGCCACGTGGACCAAGAAGATCCGTGAAATCACCGTCGCCGCCAAGGAAGGCGGCGGCGACCCCGCGGGCAATCCGCGGCTGCGCCTGGCCATCGACACGGCCAAGTCGGTGAACATGCCCAACGAGAACATCGAACGCGCCATCAAGAAGGGCACGGGCGAGCTCGAGGGCGTGAACTACGAAGAGATCACCTACGAGGCGTACGGCCCCGCCGGCGTCGCGATCATGGTGGACACGCTCACGGACAACGCCAACCGCACCGTGGCCGACCTGCGCAAGTGGCTCTCGCGCAACGGCGGCAACCTGGGCACCACGGGCTCCGTGGCCTGGATGTTCGAC
- a CDS encoding glycosyltransferase yields the protein MSRRLKVVHVGKFYPPYAGGMESHLATLCGELVNDVDLRVIVANDGRGTVSERVDGVPVLRIGTALWISSATVNPGMAAAIRESGADVVHLHHPNPTGVLSYLASGSRAPLVVTYHSDIVRQRVLRTLFWPVQHRFLRRADAIIASSPDYAASSPVLQRHADRVRVIPFGIRPDDAGTPDPATVAALRERHGARVVLAVGRLVYYKGFDYLVTAMDSVDGHLVIVGDGPMHGELERLAAEYGIADRVTLAGRVDSVASHYAAADVFALPATARSEAFGLVQLEAMAAGLPVVNTRIPSGVPFVSRDGQTGLTVPPRDPAALAAALTRLLDDAALRARLGRAARERVSTEFSAQRMARDTLALYHEAAGRPGPAIPTSKPE from the coding sequence GTGAGCAGGCGGCTGAAGGTGGTGCACGTCGGGAAGTTCTATCCGCCCTATGCCGGCGGGATGGAAAGCCACCTCGCCACGCTATGCGGTGAGCTGGTGAACGACGTGGACCTGCGGGTGATCGTCGCCAACGACGGGCGCGGGACGGTGTCGGAGAGGGTGGACGGCGTTCCCGTGCTGCGGATCGGCACGGCGCTGTGGATCTCGTCCGCGACGGTGAATCCAGGGATGGCCGCCGCGATCCGCGAGTCTGGGGCGGACGTGGTGCACCTCCATCATCCCAACCCCACGGGCGTGCTTTCGTACCTGGCCAGCGGCAGCCGCGCGCCCCTGGTCGTCACCTATCACAGCGACATCGTCCGCCAGCGTGTGCTGCGGACGCTCTTCTGGCCCGTGCAGCACCGCTTCCTGCGCCGCGCGGACGCCATCATCGCCAGCTCCCCCGACTACGCGGCCAGCTCGCCCGTGCTGCAACGCCACGCGGACCGCGTGCGGGTGATCCCCTTCGGCATCCGCCCGGACGACGCCGGCACGCCCGACCCGGCCACCGTCGCGGCGCTCCGCGAACGGCATGGCGCACGGGTGGTGCTGGCGGTCGGTAGGCTGGTTTACTACAAGGGTTTCGACTACCTTGTAACGGCGATGGACAGCGTCGACGGGCACCTGGTGATCGTCGGCGACGGGCCCATGCACGGCGAGCTGGAGCGGCTGGCGGCCGAGTACGGCATCGCGGACCGCGTGACGCTGGCGGGTCGCGTCGACAGCGTGGCGTCGCACTACGCCGCCGCCGACGTGTTCGCCCTTCCCGCCACGGCGCGGAGCGAGGCCTTCGGCCTGGTGCAGCTGGAGGCGATGGCCGCCGGGCTGCCGGTGGTCAACACCCGCATCCCCAGCGGCGTGCCGTTCGTGTCGCGCGACGGACAGACGGGGCTCACCGTCCCGCCGCGCGACCCCGCCGCGCTGGCCGCCGCGCTTACCCGCCTGCTGGACGACGCAGCGCTCCGCGCGCGCCTGGGCCGGGCGGCGCGCGAGCGGGTGAGCACCGAGTTCAGCGCGCAGCGCATGGCCCGCGACACGCTGGCCCTGTACCACGAAGCCGCGGGCCGTCCCGGGCCCGCCATCCCCACGTCCAAGCCCGAATGA
- a CDS encoding addiction module protein gives MSIPVEQLRLELKSLPRDVLADLVHSVFDDVGGEADEWASEVEEAWGREAHRRWEAYLQGNEEMIPLEDAMTRLQARLQR, from the coding sequence ATGAGCATTCCTGTCGAGCAATTGCGATTGGAACTGAAGAGCCTTCCCCGCGACGTCCTCGCGGACCTGGTGCATTCGGTCTTCGACGACGTGGGTGGGGAGGCCGACGAGTGGGCCAGCGAAGTGGAGGAAGCCTGGGGTCGTGAAGCGCACCGCAGGTGGGAAGCATACCTGCAGGGCAACGAGGAGATGATTCCGCTGGAGGACGCGATGACCCGCCTCCAGGCGCGCCTCCAACGGTGA
- a CDS encoding glycosyltransferase family 1 protein translates to MSIRVGIVYDYRAENWPSMDLVGDLLVHALLSQAPRFAPERIQPQMPRLLGGWAGGAGHNADRLIGRHVAYPRWLRRHGGGRDLYHVVDHSYAQLVHTLPARRTIVTCHDLDAFRSLLQPECDPRPQWFRAMMKRVLGGLQRAAHVVCDSDAVRAELLEHDVVPADRVSTVPLAAHPEFRADPDPAADADAAALLGPAPPDTVDLLHVGSTAPRKRIELLLRAAAPVLAANPRARVVRVGGPLEPAHRDLAEELGIARRIVEVPWVPRPRLAAMYRRAALVVSTSEREGFGLPLVEAMACGAPVLASALGVFREVGGAAVEYVGGDDVAAWSAALGAALTRLADPSERMAARAASLLRARLYRVDRFAAGIAAVYDRVLAEAA, encoded by the coding sequence GTGAGCATCCGCGTCGGAATCGTCTACGACTACCGCGCCGAGAACTGGCCCAGCATGGACCTGGTCGGCGACCTGCTGGTCCACGCGCTGCTCAGCCAGGCGCCGCGGTTCGCGCCGGAGCGCATCCAGCCGCAGATGCCGCGCCTCCTGGGAGGGTGGGCGGGGGGCGCGGGGCACAACGCCGACCGCCTGATCGGGCGGCACGTGGCCTACCCGCGGTGGTTGCGCCGGCATGGCGGGGGGAGGGACCTGTACCACGTGGTGGACCACAGCTACGCCCAGCTCGTCCACACGCTCCCGGCCAGGCGTACCATCGTCACCTGCCACGACCTGGATGCCTTTCGCTCGCTCCTGCAGCCCGAGTGCGATCCGCGGCCGCAGTGGTTCCGGGCGATGATGAAGCGCGTTCTCGGCGGCCTTCAGCGCGCGGCGCACGTGGTCTGCGACAGCGACGCGGTCCGCGCGGAGCTGCTTGAACACGATGTCGTCCCGGCAGACCGCGTCTCGACCGTGCCGCTCGCGGCGCACCCCGAGTTCCGGGCCGATCCCGATCCCGCGGCGGACGCGGATGCAGCGGCGCTGCTCGGCCCTGCGCCGCCGGACACGGTCGATCTCCTGCATGTCGGAAGCACCGCTCCACGCAAGCGCATCGAGCTGCTGCTGCGGGCCGCGGCGCCGGTGCTCGCGGCGAATCCCCGTGCGCGCGTGGTCCGCGTCGGCGGGCCGCTGGAGCCGGCGCATCGCGATCTGGCGGAGGAACTGGGCATCGCCCGGCGGATCGTGGAAGTGCCGTGGGTGCCCCGGCCGCGGCTGGCCGCCATGTACCGGCGCGCTGCACTCGTCGTCAGCACGTCGGAGCGGGAAGGCTTCGGGCTGCCGCTGGTGGAGGCGATGGCCTGCGGCGCCCCCGTGCTCGCGAGCGCCCTCGGCGTGTTCCGCGAGGTGGGGGGTGCGGCGGTGGAATACGTGGGCGGCGACGATGTCGCCGCCTGGTCCGCCGCCCTGGGCGCCGCGCTCACCCGGCTGGCCGACCCTTCCGAACGGATGGCCGCCCGCGCCGCGTCCCTCCTCCGCGCCCGGTTGTACCGCGTCGACCGGTTCGCCGCGGGGATCGCCGCCGTGTACGACCGCGTGCTGGCGGAGGCGGCGTGA
- a CDS encoding polysaccharide biosynthesis tyrosine autokinase — MPEFQGNRLLPEPMPSAQPSPVLRGTPTPERYGSAVEEGIPLGEYVAALRRYAWLVAAAVVLSLGFQWYKLQREVPHYAAASTVRLVNAREEMAGDIAPGQVQDAQGWYTDPILSQIQLLRSRAVAAEVVDSLGLRLRPTSPGFPRSAIRTIHVSPGAPNGDTVSFTFRADGVEARMRGRAVTAAYGQPVDLGAVAITFAGRPAGVPTATFQVVDHQEAVLGTLGTMNVAQRELTNVIDIQFTADDPVLAQQAANAFAVAFQNVSMRSAQNMSRRRRQFVEEQLRQTDALLLVAQRQLSDFRRGVRAFSPREKFRVTEEGLAGFRLQRQDLLSEKQIYDQMARGLASGSGRESTEQVAALAASPEVSTNAGIVSLYTTLLRYQSDRDSLTTGRWSRAASNPDVQQLDSLINTYRGRLMRAVEARSVALAARIAVLDQVMAEDAASISGLPEAEADEMRLSREVETLQKLVDDLRREQQEARIDEAVQAGQVDVVDLAMAPGTPISPGTKRRLLFALLIGLMLGGGGALVLDRLNTAISRREDVETAMRAPVVAVIPRLGEPPRAATRLGKAKLLGRGGEPERTEQLVAVNDVQSAGSQAYRKLRTHLMFAQHGMPMRTLLVTSPGASEGKTTVTANLAATFAQQGLRVCVIDADLRRARLHGVYGLPRAPGLTEVLLGEVPLDEALRPSKVDKLHVLAAGRLVPHVSELLGGPGMGRLMRVLSGVYDLVVVDTPPVLAAADAEILGAQSDALLMVVRAGQTERHSAQHAAEQLRAVGARIVGIVLNDPDQKIGGHEKYAYYYDSYADEVEADGA; from the coding sequence GTGCCTGAATTCCAAGGCAACCGCCTTCTGCCCGAACCCATGCCCTCCGCGCAGCCCTCGCCGGTGCTGCGCGGTACCCCCACGCCCGAGCGCTACGGCTCGGCGGTGGAGGAGGGCATTCCGCTGGGCGAGTACGTGGCGGCCCTGCGGCGCTACGCGTGGCTGGTGGCCGCCGCCGTGGTCCTTTCCCTGGGCTTCCAGTGGTACAAGCTCCAGCGTGAGGTTCCCCACTACGCCGCCGCGTCGACGGTGCGCCTGGTGAACGCGCGCGAGGAGATGGCGGGCGACATCGCCCCCGGGCAGGTGCAGGACGCGCAAGGCTGGTACACCGACCCCATCCTGTCGCAGATCCAGCTGCTGCGCAGCCGCGCGGTCGCCGCCGAGGTGGTCGATTCGCTGGGGCTGCGGCTGAGGCCCACGTCGCCCGGGTTCCCCCGGTCGGCCATCCGGACGATCCACGTTTCACCCGGCGCGCCCAACGGCGACACCGTGTCCTTTACCTTCCGGGCCGATGGCGTGGAGGCGCGGATGCGCGGGCGCGCCGTCACGGCGGCGTACGGGCAGCCGGTGGACCTGGGCGCGGTTGCCATCACCTTCGCCGGACGTCCGGCAGGCGTGCCCACGGCCACGTTCCAGGTGGTCGACCACCAGGAAGCCGTGCTGGGCACCCTGGGCACGATGAACGTGGCGCAGCGCGAGCTCACCAACGTCATCGACATCCAGTTCACCGCCGACGACCCCGTCCTGGCACAGCAGGCAGCCAACGCATTCGCCGTCGCGTTCCAGAACGTCAGCATGCGCTCGGCGCAGAACATGTCGCGGCGGCGGCGCCAGTTCGTCGAGGAGCAGCTGCGCCAGACCGACGCGCTGCTGCTGGTGGCCCAGCGCCAGCTCAGCGACTTCCGGCGCGGCGTCCGCGCCTTTTCGCCCCGTGAAAAGTTCCGGGTGACGGAGGAGGGGCTGGCCGGGTTCCGCCTGCAGCGCCAGGACCTGCTGAGCGAAAAGCAGATCTACGACCAGATGGCACGGGGGCTGGCCAGCGGGAGCGGCCGCGAAAGCACCGAGCAGGTCGCCGCCCTGGCCGCCTCGCCCGAAGTTTCGACCAACGCGGGGATCGTTTCGCTGTACACCACGCTGCTGCGCTACCAGAGCGACCGCGACTCGCTGACCACCGGCCGCTGGTCCCGGGCGGCCAGCAACCCCGACGTGCAGCAGCTGGATTCCCTCATCAACACCTACCGCGGCCGCCTGATGCGCGCCGTCGAGGCCCGCAGCGTCGCTCTCGCCGCGCGCATTGCCGTGCTGGACCAGGTGATGGCCGAGGACGCCGCCTCCATCTCGGGGCTTCCCGAGGCCGAGGCCGACGAGATGAGGCTGTCGCGCGAGGTGGAGACGCTGCAGAAGCTGGTGGACGACCTGCGGCGCGAGCAGCAGGAGGCGCGCATCGACGAGGCGGTGCAGGCGGGGCAGGTGGACGTCGTGGACCTGGCCATGGCCCCGGGCACGCCGATCAGCCCGGGCACCAAGCGCCGGCTGCTGTTCGCCCTCCTGATCGGGCTGATGCTGGGCGGTGGCGGCGCGCTCGTCCTGGACCGGCTGAACACGGCCATCAGCCGCCGCGAAGACGTGGAGACCGCCATGCGGGCGCCTGTGGTGGCGGTGATCCCCCGCCTGGGCGAGCCGCCGCGCGCGGCCACCCGCCTGGGCAAGGCCAAGCTGCTGGGGCGCGGCGGCGAGCCGGAGCGCACCGAGCAGCTGGTCGCGGTGAACGACGTGCAGTCGGCGGGCTCGCAGGCGTACCGCAAGCTGCGCACGCACCTGATGTTCGCGCAGCACGGCATGCCCATGCGCACCCTGCTGGTCACCAGCCCCGGCGCGTCGGAGGGCAAGACCACGGTCACCGCCAACCTGGCCGCCACCTTCGCACAGCAGGGGCTTCGCGTGTGCGTCATCGACGCCGACCTGCGCCGCGCGCGCCTTCACGGCGTGTACGGGCTGCCCCGGGCGCCGGGGCTCACCGAGGTGCTGCTGGGCGAGGTGCCGCTGGACGAGGCGCTGCGCCCGTCCAAGGTCGACAAGCTTCACGTGCTGGCCGCGGGACGGCTGGTTCCCCACGTGTCGGAGCTGCTGGGCGGCCCGGGAATGGGGCGGCTGATGCGCGTGCTCAGCGGCGTGTACGACCTGGTGGTGGTCGATACGCCTCCGGTGCTCGCCGCGGCGGACGCGGAGATCCTGGGCGCCCAGTCCGACGCCCTGCTGATGGTGGTGCGCGCGGGGCAGACGGAGCGCCACAGCGCGCAGCACGCCGCCGAGCAGCTGCGCGCCGTCGGTGCGCGCATCGTGGGCATCGTGCTCAACGACCCCGACCAGAAGATCGGCGGCCACGAGAAGTACGCCTACTACTACGATTCCTACGCGGACGAGGTAGAGGCGGACGGGGCGTGA
- a CDS encoding class I SAM-dependent methyltransferase: MNGDNAELIASGEYARKQLSGRAGLIGWSHERRFRTARRMVQPYAGARLLDYGCGDGTFLAMVHDLFPDAVGAEIDQALVDGARERFRALAGLAFVHVGDELDALPAAGFGVLTCMEVLEHCTSETVERVLGQLKRLAAPGAAVIISVPVETGPALLVKQAARAAAGLRGISGYQERERYAPRELVRMIAGAAVDRPVYESRFADGTPNRYHGHKGFNWRALAARVEHDFVIERTRFSPVPALGPLLNSQAWLLCRPR, from the coding sequence ATGAACGGCGACAACGCGGAGCTGATCGCCTCGGGCGAGTACGCGCGGAAGCAGCTTTCCGGGCGCGCGGGGCTCATCGGGTGGAGCCACGAGCGGCGGTTCCGGACGGCGCGGCGGATGGTGCAGCCGTACGCCGGCGCGCGGCTGCTGGACTACGGCTGCGGGGACGGGACCTTCCTGGCGATGGTGCACGACCTGTTTCCCGACGCTGTGGGTGCGGAGATCGACCAGGCGCTCGTGGACGGCGCGCGCGAGCGGTTCCGCGCCTTGGCGGGTTTGGCGTTCGTCCACGTGGGAGACGAGCTCGACGCCCTACCCGCAGCCGGCTTCGGCGTGCTCACCTGCATGGAGGTGCTGGAGCACTGCACGTCCGAAACGGTGGAGCGGGTGCTCGGGCAGCTGAAACGGCTGGCGGCGCCTGGCGCGGCGGTGATCATCAGCGTGCCGGTGGAGACGGGGCCGGCACTGCTTGTGAAGCAGGCCGCGCGCGCGGCGGCGGGGCTGCGCGGCATCAGCGGCTACCAGGAACGCGAGCGGTACGCGCCCCGCGAACTGGTCCGCATGATCGCCGGCGCGGCGGTCGATCGCCCCGTGTACGAATCGCGCTTCGCGGATGGCACCCCCAACCGCTACCACGGGCACAAGGGCTTCAACTGGCGCGCGCTCGCGGCCCGCGTCGAGCACGACTTCGTCATCGAGCGGACGAGGTTCTCCCCCGTTCCCGCGCTGGGCCCCCTGCTGAACTCCCAGGCCTGGCTCCTGTGCCGCCCCCGGTGA